The following are from one region of the Rhea pennata isolate bPtePen1 chromosome 28, bPtePen1.pri, whole genome shotgun sequence genome:
- the NUDT18 gene encoding 8-oxo-dGDP phosphatase NUDT18 produces the protein MGEAPAAELDTVLGGGGWDVAERYDCCPRPAGPARLRRNACYVVLAVLFNERDEVLLVQEAKPECRGKWYLPAGRMEPGETIAAAVRREVREETGLECEPLTLLALEERGPAWIRFVFLARPTGGTLKTLQDADAESLQAAWWPGELSALPLRAPDILPLLDLAARYRRSPSHPATLPQELPCALICLRLLVAFASDAGDLWVLLSTAGTPHLPVTACGTAASELRGGLRVPVLRLLRDCLPLAPPSPAPLGLLGLQHRAGGAGGADGVCFNVLLSLPAGSPGAGPPELQGPAFCWWRVEEEGLKGRIAQRLRAAAVVPVYS, from the exons atgggggaggcgccggcggcggaGCTGGACACCGTGCTCGGTGGCGGAGGCTGGGACGTGGCCGAGAGGTACGactgctgcccgcggcccgccggcccggcgcggctgcGCAGGAACGCCTGCTACGTGGTCCTGGCGGTGCTCTTCAACGAGCGG GACgaggtgctgctggtgcaggaGGCCAAGCCCGAGTGCCGGGGCAAGTGGTACCTGCCCGCCGGCAGGATGGAGCCCGGCGAGACCATCGCGGCGGCCGTGCGGAGGGAGGTGCGGGAGGAGACGGGACTGGAGTGCGAGCCGCTCACCCTGCTGGCGCTGGAGGAGCGAGGGCCGGCCTGGATCCGCTTCGTCTTCCTCGCGCGTCCCACCG GCGGCACCCTGAAGACGCTGCAGGATGCTGACGCCGAGTCGCTGCAGGCCGCGTGGTGGCCCGGCGAGCTGTCCGCTCTGCCCCTGCGAGCCCCCGACATCCTGCCCTTGCTGGACCTGGCTGCCCGCTACCGCCGCAGCCCCTCGCACCCCGCCACGCTGCCCCAGGAGCTGCCCTGCGCCCTCATCTGCTTGCGGCTCCTCGTGGCCTTCGCCAGCGACGCCGGCGACCTGTGGGTGCTGCTGAGCACGGCCGGGACCCCCCACCTGCCCGTGACGGCCTGCGGCACGGCCGCCTCCGAGCTCCGTGGCGGGCTGCGCGTCCCGGTGCTCCGGCTGCTCCGGGACTGCCTGCCGCtggccccgccgagccccgcgcccctggggctgctggggctgcagcaccgcgccggcggcgccggcggtgCGGACGGCGTTTGCTTCAACGTGCTGCTGAGCCTcccggccggcagccccggcgccggccccccgGAGCTGCAGGGCCCCGCTTTCTGCTGGTGGCGAGTGGAGGAGGAGGGCCTGAAGGGCAGGATCGCGCAGCGGCTTCGCGCGGCGGCCGTGGTGCCCGTCTACAGCTAG